In Paenibacillus larvae subsp. larvae, the following proteins share a genomic window:
- a CDS encoding GNAT family N-acetyltransferase, translated as MDKQVEIVNYHPDYGESLAEMWNRSQEAWGGGTSVTTGDQVRRDEENSDSLAVFLAVYDNQVVAYCSLSEYTEDEGALYIHLLNVRPDYHGKKIGKMLVLRAVEETVHRGWPRVDLYTWESNMKAVPLYKRCGFFWEDREDTTHFMNFIPQIINCEAILPYMADIDWYADSSRTIEVVRDGHVENGFHTYTYTWNKNGRKLRVDIERRGRGICLIETEDYLLSAMAENAEPVFGKEYTVQYRIVNKSGAPLRIEFEGESDRNISFNWKQSVQVEGEQLLTARFFVGEIAEEQSEWRTCPTVRTNVTINGLQALLQVGVFPKFPASLEMKVPDEMYALQGNYEFYMDIENHYPEAATFSFELPPEPWLELMQRKFIVSLQPKERVSLSVPCRLLDYGFYSQKLSIQAAFESAGEVTFTRTISGGFSGPGGMCIGETERSYLAMNGKYKLKHDKESNELYVRCSGSEDDLFIMLHPMVGKPYSGEFSKKKPEKVKWKQEQGAAGFWFMYRSSRYTGLLLHVHILLYADGTVKSWQELENVSISPFASEIWVSQRIHCDLYRSILPYGDQFVEMADSHSDEYEYWDSEKMSEPWMFSKRNGMTKGICWSDSHRMSLRDWFLELETDMGCLNPKEVRRTGDIILTAGSFSNWKSFRKFALKRTDEEKLEHTVRDLELTVNRGNPFVKPGVEGVPVILRDLKRNIWEGQVSASFAGHEGPHDTVFFSSDNEITEARFTLSLPDNLYETVQVDARLGALEESYFAALFPIAPGNVEFRETTKADWTILEADNGSIRIMAAGGYYPGLHSIRVNGHEWLASGYPDYGAKSWWNPWTGGMNDCLDDFSTVSILKEERVVSSVQLPDNKGNIWSGIRVRLSVHKHKKYRGLTWDSYYLMLPGVPVLAYMADIRQETGIYFGGLQSITEIFFPLECGWIQTAGLPGEVLRYRLGEGEILVREASDYVLGREEGQGFLHVVTDESQIRPSMYANKEISCLSFYRNLDLPHGSITRSSPTFFVFTDDILSREALRSLRCLTFSKLSAQQDDGP; from the coding sequence ATGGATAAACAAGTTGAAATTGTTAATTATCATCCCGATTATGGGGAAAGTCTGGCCGAGATGTGGAACCGTAGTCAGGAAGCATGGGGTGGAGGGACATCTGTAACGACAGGGGATCAAGTTCGCCGGGATGAGGAAAATTCCGATTCTCTTGCGGTATTCCTTGCCGTCTATGATAACCAAGTTGTCGCTTATTGCAGCCTTAGTGAGTATACGGAGGATGAAGGAGCCTTGTATATTCATCTTCTGAATGTCCGTCCTGATTATCATGGGAAAAAGATTGGCAAGATGCTCGTGCTCCGGGCGGTAGAGGAGACGGTTCACCGGGGATGGCCACGTGTTGACTTGTATACGTGGGAGTCGAACATGAAGGCAGTTCCTCTATACAAACGCTGCGGATTCTTTTGGGAAGACCGTGAGGATACGACACACTTTATGAATTTTATTCCGCAGATCATCAATTGTGAAGCTATTTTACCCTATATGGCGGATATCGATTGGTACGCGGATTCATCCCGTACGATTGAAGTGGTCCGGGACGGCCATGTAGAGAACGGCTTTCATACGTATACATACACATGGAACAAGAATGGCCGAAAGCTTCGCGTTGATATTGAACGCAGGGGACGGGGGATCTGCCTTATCGAGACAGAAGATTATCTATTGTCAGCCATGGCTGAGAATGCCGAACCCGTATTCGGCAAGGAATATACCGTTCAATATCGGATCGTTAACAAATCCGGGGCCCCGCTTAGAATTGAGTTTGAGGGTGAATCTGACCGGAACATCTCATTTAACTGGAAACAGTCCGTCCAAGTAGAGGGCGAGCAGCTGCTTACTGCCCGCTTTTTCGTCGGAGAAATTGCAGAAGAACAGAGCGAGTGGCGGACATGTCCTACCGTGCGCACGAACGTCACGATAAATGGTTTGCAGGCTTTACTTCAGGTTGGAGTTTTCCCGAAATTTCCTGCCAGCCTGGAAATGAAGGTTCCAGATGAAATGTATGCGCTGCAGGGCAACTATGAGTTCTATATGGACATCGAGAACCATTATCCGGAAGCAGCAACTTTCTCGTTTGAACTGCCTCCCGAGCCATGGCTTGAGCTTATGCAGCGTAAATTTATAGTGAGCCTCCAACCGAAGGAGCGCGTCTCTTTGTCTGTACCCTGCCGGCTCCTCGATTATGGATTCTACAGCCAGAAGCTCAGTATCCAGGCTGCATTTGAAAGTGCTGGAGAAGTGACGTTTACCCGGACCATAAGTGGCGGCTTCAGCGGTCCAGGCGGAATGTGTATCGGTGAAACTGAGCGTTCCTACCTTGCAATGAACGGGAAGTATAAACTAAAGCATGACAAGGAGAGTAACGAACTTTATGTCCGCTGTTCGGGCAGTGAGGACGACCTCTTTATCATGCTTCATCCGATGGTAGGGAAGCCTTATTCGGGGGAATTCTCTAAGAAGAAGCCGGAGAAGGTGAAGTGGAAGCAAGAACAAGGGGCAGCCGGATTCTGGTTCATGTACCGTTCCAGTCGGTATACCGGGCTTCTGCTGCATGTCCATATTCTTCTTTATGCGGATGGAACGGTAAAGTCGTGGCAGGAACTTGAGAATGTCTCGATTAGCCCGTTCGCTTCGGAAATATGGGTATCCCAGCGGATTCATTGCGATCTCTACCGTTCCATACTGCCCTACGGGGATCAGTTTGTGGAGATGGCTGATTCCCATAGCGATGAATATGAATATTGGGATAGTGAAAAGATGAGTGAACCGTGGATGTTCTCGAAAAGAAACGGGATGACAAAGGGGATCTGCTGGTCTGATTCCCACCGGATGAGCCTGCGGGACTGGTTTTTGGAGCTTGAAACGGACATGGGCTGTCTGAACCCTAAAGAGGTGAGAAGAACTGGCGACATTATCCTGACAGCCGGGAGTTTCAGTAATTGGAAATCCTTTAGGAAGTTCGCTTTGAAGCGAACTGATGAAGAAAAACTGGAGCACACTGTCCGGGATTTGGAGTTGACGGTAAACAGAGGTAATCCGTTTGTGAAGCCTGGCGTTGAAGGTGTACCCGTCATACTGCGGGATTTGAAGCGAAATATATGGGAAGGACAGGTATCAGCAAGTTTTGCCGGTCACGAAGGACCGCACGATACAGTATTCTTCTCTTCGGATAACGAAATTACGGAAGCCCGTTTCACCCTATCTCTACCGGATAATCTATATGAAACAGTTCAGGTAGATGCTCGCCTAGGAGCATTGGAAGAGTCTTACTTTGCTGCTCTCTTCCCTATAGCCCCAGGCAATGTAGAGTTTAGGGAAACCACTAAAGCCGATTGGACGATATTGGAAGCAGATAACGGTTCTATCCGTATCATGGCTGCCGGGGGGTATTACCCGGGTCTCCATTCTATTAGGGTGAATGGGCATGAGTGGCTGGCTTCAGGATATCCAGACTATGGTGCCAAGTCGTGGTGGAACCCGTGGACAGGCGGGATGAATGATTGTTTGGATGACTTCAGTACGGTTTCCATCTTGAAAGAAGAGAGAGTAGTTTCTTCCGTCCAGTTGCCCGACAACAAGGGCAATATCTGGTCCGGTATCCGGGTGCGGCTATCTGTCCATAAGCACAAAAAGTACCGGGGACTGACATGGGACTCTTACTATTTGATGCTGCCTGGCGTTCCGGTGCTTGCTTATATGGCAGATATTCGTCAGGAAACCGGCATATATTTTGGGGGATTGCAGAGTATAACCGAAATATTCTTTCCGCTGGAATGCGGGTGGATACAGACGGCTGGTCTCCCAGGAGAAGTGCTTCGCTACCGGCTAGGGGAAGGGGAGATTTTGGTGCGCGAAGCAAGTGATTATGTACTGGGCCGTGAAGAGGGACAAGGTTTCCTTCATGTGGTGACGGATGAATCACAAATTAGACCTAGTATGTATGCCAACAAGGAAATCAGTTGTTTGTCGTTTTACCGGAACCTGGACTTGCCGCATGGTAGCATTACCCGTTCATCCCCGACCTTTTTCGTTTTTACTGATGATATATTGTCTCGGGAAGCACTCAGAAGTCTGCGTTGTCTGACATTTTCAAAGTTGTCTGCACAACAAGACGATGGACCATAG
- the aceB gene encoding malate synthase A: MSLLTEPMVSQGIEIKDDLKSRHREILTPDALAFIAGLERRFGSKRLQLLQQRQERQKRIDAGELPDFLNETEHIRKGDWSVAPIPAVLQDRRVEITGPAGDRKMVINAFNSGAKVYMSDFEDANSPTWSNTIEGQLNLRDAIDGTIHFEQPGGKTYRLHKERAILKVRPRGWHLEEKHILIDGRPISAALFDFGLFFFHNARNLMKKGSGPYFYLPKMESHLEARLWNDVFVFAQKELGIPQGTIKATVLIETILAAFEMDEILYELREHAAGLNCGRWDYIFSYIKVLRDQPDVILPDRGLVTMESPFMKAYTLLAIQTCHKRKAYCIGGMAAQIPVKSDPKANEEAMEKVRRDKLREVTNGHDGSWVAHPGLVPVVKAVFDEKMPTPNQVNKQLNHIEIKQSDLLELPRGPITEEGVRINVSVGIQYIEAWLRGYGAVPINHLMEDVATAEISRAQLWQWLHHPNGVLEDGRKVTLELFEKIKAEELAKIKQELGDEEYSKRKFELASELFSQMTVAKQFEEFLTIRGYDYL; this comes from the coding sequence ATGAGCCTTTTGACAGAACCAATGGTTTCTCAGGGAATTGAAATAAAAGATGATTTAAAGAGCCGGCATAGGGAAATTCTTACCCCAGATGCACTGGCTTTTATAGCGGGTCTTGAAAGGCGGTTTGGCTCCAAACGCCTTCAATTGCTTCAGCAAAGGCAGGAACGCCAGAAGAGAATAGATGCAGGGGAACTTCCGGATTTTTTAAATGAAACGGAACATATCCGCAAAGGAGATTGGTCGGTTGCCCCTATTCCGGCGGTTTTACAGGACCGTCGTGTGGAAATCACGGGCCCGGCCGGTGACCGGAAAATGGTCATTAATGCTTTTAATTCAGGAGCCAAAGTGTATATGTCCGATTTCGAGGACGCTAACTCCCCTACATGGTCCAATACGATTGAGGGTCAACTGAATCTTCGTGATGCTATCGATGGAACTATTCATTTCGAGCAACCGGGGGGGAAAACCTATCGACTGCATAAGGAAAGGGCTATTTTAAAAGTCCGCCCCAGAGGGTGGCATTTAGAAGAAAAGCATATTCTGATTGACGGCCGACCAATATCGGCAGCTTTGTTTGACTTTGGTCTCTTCTTTTTTCATAATGCCAGGAATCTAATGAAAAAAGGGAGCGGTCCCTACTTTTATTTGCCGAAGATGGAGAGCCATTTGGAAGCACGCTTGTGGAACGATGTATTCGTATTTGCACAGAAGGAGTTGGGAATTCCCCAGGGAACTATCAAAGCTACTGTTTTAATTGAAACGATTCTGGCTGCTTTCGAGATGGATGAAATCCTGTATGAGCTTCGTGAACATGCTGCCGGACTGAATTGTGGACGTTGGGACTATATTTTTAGCTACATCAAAGTATTGCGTGATCAGCCGGATGTTATTTTGCCGGATCGCGGACTTGTTACTATGGAATCCCCTTTTATGAAAGCCTATACCCTTCTGGCTATTCAAACGTGTCATAAACGAAAAGCATACTGCATAGGCGGTATGGCAGCCCAAATACCGGTGAAAAGCGATCCGAAGGCCAATGAGGAGGCGATGGAAAAGGTCCGTCGGGATAAGCTTCGGGAGGTTACAAACGGGCATGACGGCTCGTGGGTTGCGCACCCTGGACTTGTTCCTGTGGTCAAAGCTGTATTTGATGAAAAAATGCCAACACCTAATCAGGTCAACAAGCAGCTAAACCATATTGAGATCAAACAATCTGATCTTCTGGAGCTTCCCCGGGGACCGATTACTGAAGAGGGTGTGCGAATTAATGTTAGTGTAGGTATTCAATATATCGAAGCCTGGCTCAGGGGCTATGGAGCGGTTCCAATCAACCACCTAATGGAAGATGTCGCAACAGCAGAAATTTCAAGGGCTCAGCTTTGGCAATGGCTTCATCATCCAAATGGGGTACTTGAAGACGGGCGGAAGGTGACACTTGAGTTATTTGAGAAAATCAAAGCGGAGGAACTTGCAAAAATCAAACAGGAGCTGGGAGACGAAGAGTACTCGAAACGAAAATTTGAGTTGGCAAGTGAGTTATTCAGCCAAATGACGGTAGCGAAACAATTTGAGGAATTCCTGACCATTCGGGGATACGATTATTTATAG
- the aceA gene encoding isocitrate lyase has protein sequence MSDNRQSALEQLKASWNSKRFIGVKRPYTPEDVLRLRGSILVEHTLAKRGSGKFWNLVNTEDYVHSLGALTGNQAVQQAKAGLKAIYLSGWQVAADANLSGHMYPDQSLYPANSVPSVVKRINQALQRADQIQHSEGKSDTDFFLPIAADAEAGFGGPLNVFELMKAMIEAGAAAVHFEDQLSSEKKCGHLGGKVLLPTQQAIRNLIAARLAADVLGVETVLIARTDANAARLLTSDIDENDHPFLTGERSLEGFHYVKADLDQAISRGLAYAPYADMIWCETSEPNLEEARRFAESIHTKFPGKLLAYNCSPSFNWKKKLDDTTIRNFQQELGKMGYKFQFVTLAGFHALNHSMFELASGYRDRGMAAYSELQQAEFASEKYGYEATRHQREVGTGYFDEVSQVITGGTSSTTALTGSTEEEQFVHQNI, from the coding sequence ATGTCCGATAATAGACAAAGTGCATTGGAACAATTGAAAGCAAGCTGGAACTCAAAACGGTTTATAGGAGTGAAACGCCCGTATACGCCGGAAGATGTACTTCGGCTCAGAGGGTCAATACTGGTGGAGCACACTTTGGCCAAAAGGGGATCTGGGAAATTCTGGAACCTTGTAAATACTGAAGATTACGTCCATTCATTAGGTGCACTCACGGGGAACCAGGCTGTTCAGCAGGCGAAAGCGGGCCTTAAGGCCATTTATTTAAGCGGCTGGCAGGTGGCGGCTGATGCAAACCTGAGCGGTCATATGTATCCGGACCAAAGCTTATATCCGGCTAACAGTGTACCGAGCGTAGTGAAACGCATCAACCAGGCGCTCCAGCGGGCAGACCAAATCCAGCATTCCGAGGGCAAAAGTGATACCGATTTTTTCCTTCCTATCGCAGCTGATGCGGAGGCGGGTTTTGGCGGGCCGCTAAACGTGTTCGAGCTGATGAAAGCCATGATTGAAGCGGGGGCGGCAGCTGTACATTTTGAGGACCAGCTCTCGTCGGAGAAAAAATGCGGACACTTGGGCGGGAAAGTATTGCTGCCGACTCAACAAGCAATCCGCAATCTGATTGCAGCCAGGCTGGCAGCGGACGTATTAGGGGTGGAAACTGTGTTGATCGCCAGAACCGACGCTAATGCAGCACGGCTTTTAACCAGTGATATAGATGAAAATGATCATCCATTCTTAACCGGTGAACGTTCTCTGGAAGGTTTTCACTATGTAAAAGCAGACCTTGATCAGGCCATTTCACGGGGACTTGCTTACGCTCCTTACGCAGATATGATCTGGTGCGAAACTTCAGAACCCAACCTGGAAGAAGCCAGGCGTTTTGCCGAATCCATTCATACTAAGTTCCCTGGCAAATTACTTGCATATAACTGCTCTCCATCCTTCAACTGGAAAAAGAAATTGGATGATACCACGATTAGAAACTTCCAGCAGGAGCTCGGCAAAATGGGATATAAATTCCAATTTGTTACGCTTGCAGGTTTCCATGCGCTTAATCACAGTATGTTTGAATTGGCAAGTGGTTATAGAGATCGCGGTATGGCAGCATATTCTGAGCTTCAACAAGCCGAATTCGCCAGTGAGAAGTATGGTTATGAGGCAACACGCCATCAGCGGGAAGTAGGAACAGGATATTTTGACGAAGTTTCGCAAGTAATTACGGGGGGAACTTCCTCAACAACGGCACTCACAGGTTCTACAGAAGAGGAACAGTTCGTACATCAAAACATATAG
- a CDS encoding DRTGG domain-containing protein yields the protein MDSVNPDLRTKHEHVTKYIQSLSVGTVISVRKIAQELEVSEGTAYRAIKEAENLGIVKTKRRIGTVRVEKKEEHQFDKLTFAEIVNIVDGVMLGGAEGLHKTLNKFVIGAMQLEAMLKYIETGNLLIVGNRVQVHARALGQGAGILITGGFDTSSEVKSLADELQLPIIGSSYDTFTVATLINRAIEDRLIKKKIMLAEDILCRDVYSLTEDQTVKDMQKLVRKTTHTRYPVLDADQKPVGVITTKDIIGAKPGQLISSLMTANPLVISSKASVASAGHTMIWEGIELLPVIDGERKMIGVISRKDVLKAMQDIQKQPQNGETFEVQIWSGFERVRDKDGNLFFRGTVTPQMTNFEGLVSEGVLSTLMTRAAYQTVKEHKKGDLILDSFSNYFLVPLQIDDVIELVPAIIELSRRFCKIDMEIMCRGIRVARAMFTARIL from the coding sequence ATGGATTCGGTCAATCCAGATCTCCGTACAAAGCATGAACATGTCACAAAGTATATCCAGTCATTAAGTGTGGGAACCGTCATATCCGTTCGAAAAATTGCCCAAGAACTCGAAGTCAGTGAAGGTACTGCTTATCGCGCGATTAAAGAAGCGGAAAATCTGGGAATCGTCAAGACGAAAAGACGGATAGGCACAGTAAGAGTAGAGAAAAAAGAGGAACATCAATTTGATAAATTGACGTTTGCCGAAATCGTAAACATTGTCGATGGAGTTATGCTTGGGGGAGCAGAAGGGCTGCATAAAACACTGAACAAGTTTGTGATAGGTGCGATGCAGCTCGAGGCCATGCTAAAATACATAGAAACCGGTAATCTTCTGATCGTCGGAAACCGCGTCCAGGTCCATGCGCGCGCTCTTGGACAAGGGGCGGGCATCCTGATCACAGGCGGTTTTGATACGTCTTCCGAAGTGAAGAGCCTGGCGGACGAACTGCAACTGCCTATTATAGGAAGTTCATACGATACGTTCACGGTTGCAACCCTGATAAATCGGGCGATCGAGGACCGGCTGATCAAGAAGAAAATTATGCTGGCGGAAGATATTCTTTGTCGGGACGTTTATTCATTGACTGAAGATCAAACGGTTAAAGACATGCAAAAACTGGTGAGAAAAACGACTCATACCAGATACCCTGTACTGGATGCAGATCAAAAACCCGTAGGCGTCATTACCACCAAAGACATCATTGGTGCCAAGCCGGGCCAGCTAATAAGCAGCCTTATGACAGCCAATCCCTTAGTGATTAGCAGTAAGGCTTCCGTAGCTTCCGCCGGACATACCATGATATGGGAAGGCATTGAGCTGCTGCCTGTCATAGACGGGGAGCGTAAGATGATCGGGGTGATCAGCCGTAAAGATGTCCTGAAAGCAATGCAGGATATCCAGAAGCAGCCCCAAAACGGAGAAACCTTCGAGGTGCAAATATGGTCGGGGTTTGAGAGGGTCAGGGACAAGGATGGAAATTTGTTTTTCAGAGGTACGGTAACACCTCAAATGACAAACTTTGAAGGTCTGGTATCTGAAGGCGTGTTATCCACGCTGATGACCCGGGCAGCTTATCAGACAGTTAAGGAACATAAAAAAGGAGATTTGATCCTGGACAGCTTCTCCAATTATTTTCTTGTGCCATTACAGATCGACGATGTGATTGAACTGGTACCGGCCATTATTGAACTAAGCAGAAGATTTTGCAAAATAGATATGGAAATTATGTGCAGAGGCATTCGTGTGGCAAGGGCGATGTTTACGGCACGGATTCTTTAA
- a CDS encoding NAD(P)-dependent malic enzyme encodes MLNLREESIKLHQECKGKLGTYSKVPIKNSRDLSLAYSPGVSEPCIEIHKEPAKVYEYTLKGNLVAVISNGTAVLGLGNIGPDAALPVMEGKAVLFKAFAGVDAFPICLNTTDTEQIIKTVKLLEPTFGGINLEDIAAPQCFEIEERLKKECNIPVFHDDQHGTAIVTAAGLINALKVVGKKMDDIVVAVNGAGAAGIAITKLLNRMGVGNVLLCDTKGIVYEGRSAGMNKIKNEIASFTNKEKSQGILADALKGADVFIGVSAAGLLREDMLKVMKRDPIVFAMANPVPEIMPDKAKAAGVKVIGTGRSDFPNQVNNVLAFPGVFRGALDVRATEINEAMKLSAVHAIADLIGPNELHDDYVIPNPFDSRVAPAVAAAVSKAAVDTGAAGIMVNPQEIKL; translated from the coding sequence ATGTTGAATTTACGAGAAGAATCCATCAAGCTGCATCAAGAGTGCAAAGGGAAACTGGGAACCTATTCCAAAGTTCCCATAAAAAATTCAAGAGACTTAAGCTTAGCCTACTCGCCGGGCGTTTCTGAACCCTGTATAGAGATTCATAAAGAACCGGCCAAAGTTTACGAATATACACTCAAAGGTAATCTTGTTGCAGTTATTTCGAACGGTACCGCAGTACTTGGGTTAGGAAACATCGGTCCTGACGCAGCTTTACCGGTGATGGAAGGAAAAGCGGTACTCTTCAAGGCTTTTGCCGGCGTCGACGCCTTTCCTATTTGTTTAAACACGACAGATACAGAACAAATAATTAAAACCGTAAAGCTTCTGGAACCTACGTTCGGCGGAATTAATCTGGAAGATATAGCTGCCCCCCAATGTTTTGAAATTGAGGAAAGGCTTAAAAAAGAATGCAATATCCCTGTTTTTCATGATGACCAGCATGGTACAGCTATTGTTACTGCTGCAGGATTAATAAATGCACTAAAAGTAGTAGGTAAAAAGATGGATGATATCGTTGTCGCAGTGAACGGGGCGGGGGCTGCCGGAATTGCCATTACCAAGCTGCTGAATCGGATGGGCGTTGGAAATGTACTGCTATGCGATACAAAAGGTATTGTTTATGAAGGACGTTCTGCCGGCATGAATAAAATAAAAAATGAAATTGCCTCATTCACAAACAAGGAAAAAAGCCAAGGTATATTGGCTGATGCCCTTAAAGGGGCCGATGTTTTTATTGGTGTTTCCGCTGCAGGATTACTAAGAGAAGACATGCTGAAGGTAATGAAGAGAGACCCCATTGTTTTTGCAATGGCAAATCCTGTTCCTGAGATTATGCCTGATAAAGCTAAAGCAGCAGGGGTGAAAGTAATAGGAACGGGCCGTTCGGATTTTCCTAACCAGGTAAACAATGTGCTTGCCTTTCCGGGAGTATTCCGGGGAGCCCTGGATGTGAGGGCCACGGAAATAAACGAAGCGATGAAATTATCAGCTGTCCACGCAATAGCCGATCTAATCGGTCCAAATGAACTTCATGATGACTATGTAATTCCTAACCCCTTTGATTCCAGGGTTGCACCGGCTGTTGCAGCAGCCGTATCCAAAGCTGCGGTTGATACCGGGGCTGCGGGAATAATGGTTAATCCGCAAGAAATCAAATTATAA
- a CDS encoding CidA/LrgA family protein — protein sequence MLGLAILLCFNLLGLFLKEMLHVPLPANVIGLILFTGSLYTGLINLEWVESAAQFLTKHMMLFFIPFLVGTMTFFPLLETQFISLTVSFVISTFLVLGVTGWVTSRLARKKRTERGEAA from the coding sequence ATGCTTGGTTTGGCTATCTTACTATGTTTCAACCTGTTAGGCCTGTTCTTGAAAGAGATGCTGCATGTACCGCTTCCGGCCAATGTTATCGGACTCATCTTATTTACAGGATCACTATATACAGGTTTAATCAATTTGGAGTGGGTGGAGTCTGCGGCCCAATTTCTAACCAAACATATGATGCTCTTTTTTATCCCCTTTCTTGTGGGCACTATGACCTTTTTTCCTTTACTTGAAACCCAATTTATTTCCTTGACCGTCAGTTTTGTTATTAGTACATTTTTGGTTCTGGGGGTAACAGGCTGGGTCACATCTCGGCTGGCCAGAAAGAAACGAACTGAAAGAGGAGAGGCAGCATGA
- a CDS encoding LrgB family protein: MKHNLLYHPLFGVTVSILAYVCGILVNQRFPRIHPLFLSSGGIILLLLLFHIPYEAYTAGGDLLTFILGPATVALGVPLYKFRNRIRKHLFAVITGITTGSLAGILSAGIIVWSLGGTKEMILSMMPKSVSSPIAIELSRLTGGIPELSAVLAVLTGLMGSMFGRAFLWRLGIREDLPLGIAIGTAAHGIGTSKLIRSSESEGSFSAFAMALAGIITGILFIPIVWWLHL, encoded by the coding sequence ATGAAGCATAATCTTTTATACCACCCTTTATTTGGGGTAACCGTAAGCATTCTCGCCTATGTCTGCGGGATTTTGGTCAATCAAAGATTCCCCAGAATCCATCCGCTTTTTTTAAGTTCAGGGGGCATTATTCTACTGCTTCTTCTGTTTCATATTCCTTATGAAGCTTATACGGCCGGCGGAGACCTGCTTACCTTTATTCTTGGCCCTGCAACAGTCGCATTGGGAGTTCCGCTTTATAAATTCAGAAACCGGATCAGGAAACACTTGTTCGCAGTAATCACAGGCATCACTACCGGTTCTCTGGCGGGAATCCTATCTGCCGGAATAATTGTATGGAGTCTTGGGGGAACGAAGGAAATGATACTGAGCATGATGCCCAAATCCGTAAGCTCACCAATTGCCATCGAGCTTTCCCGCTTAACAGGCGGAATTCCCGAATTGAGTGCAGTTTTAGCAGTATTGACAGGACTTATGGGGAGTATGTTCGGGAGGGCATTTCTTTGGCGGCTGGGAATCCGCGAGGATCTTCCATTGGGAATCGCTATTGGAACGGCAGCTCATGGCATTGGGACTTCCAAATTAATCCGGAGTTCAGAATCTGAGGGAAGTTTTAGTGCGTTTGCCATGGCACTGGCGGGAATCATAACAGGAATTTTATTTATTCCGATAGTATGGTGGCTTCATCTGTGA
- a CDS encoding sulfite exporter TauE/SafE family protein — protein sequence MTIILTMFATGTLLGFVGAGGAGFIIAILTFLFHIPIHTALATSLAAMAFTTLSGAFSHYREGNTSVKTGLITGGFGLTGAFAGSKVSALIPADSLHWLTAGMLFLSSFLLMVRLVVFDRYTQHNQTAKHRESSLFWLKCISLGIATGFLAGTFGIGSTPFIQIGLLTMLGLSIRQSVGTTMLIILFIAIGGGTGFSTKGFLDVTLLIQVLAGTMCGACIGAKFTGHAPKPLLKTAMILAPATAGVLLVI from the coding sequence ATGACGATTATATTGACCATGTTTGCAACCGGTACCTTGCTAGGATTTGTAGGAGCAGGCGGAGCCGGTTTCATTATTGCGATACTAACCTTTCTATTTCATATTCCCATACATACGGCTCTTGCCACTTCGCTTGCAGCGATGGCCTTTACCACATTATCCGGGGCGTTCAGCCATTATCGGGAAGGCAATACATCTGTTAAAACCGGCCTGATAACAGGGGGATTCGGGCTGACCGGAGCTTTCGCCGGTTCCAAAGTATCCGCTCTGATTCCGGCGGATTCCCTGCATTGGCTAACAGCGGGGATGCTGTTTCTTTCCTCTTTTCTTCTTATGGTCCGTCTTGTCGTCTTTGACCGTTATACGCAGCACAACCAAACGGCAAAACACCGGGAATCTTCCCTGTTTTGGCTGAAGTGCATCAGTCTCGGAATTGCAACAGGTTTTCTGGCCGGTACCTTCGGGATCGGTTCTACGCCTTTTATTCAGATCGGCCTACTAACCATGCTGGGCCTGAGTATCAGACAGTCGGTCGGAACTACGATGCTAATCATTTTATTCATCGCAATTGGCGGCGGGACGGGCTTTTCGACCAAAGGCTTTCTGGATGTGACACTGCTGATACAGGTGCTGGCAGGAACCATGTGCGGGGCCTGTATCGGGGCTAAATTCACTGGACATGCTCCCAAGCCGCTGTTGAAAACAGCCATGATCCTGGCTCCAGCCACAGCTGGCGTACTGCTTGTAATATAA